In Lonchura striata isolate bLonStr1 chromosome 3, bLonStr1.mat, whole genome shotgun sequence, the sequence ATATTTCTGTCTGCTCGGAATATTTCTGTCTGCTCGGGGCTGTCCTgagccccagggcagctctgactCTGCCCCTCACTCATGGAGAAACTCCCAAAGCCTCAAGGCGAACCAGAAATCACAAAAGTGCGGAATGGATTGCAGAGATTGTAGAGAGTACTGGAGTGTGTCACATGGGTGGGAAAtttagggtttgggatttttagtgTGCTCTAGATGGGTTCAACATGCAGGGTACAGGGTGTGGTCTcgagttcctttcttctctcttcttcttcctctttcttcttgggtttaggtGCTATCTTGTAATTGGGTGGAAAAATGTGTcctgtgtccatctgtccctgtgtgtctgtgtccatctgtccctgtgtgtccatgtgtccttgtgtccatctgtccctgtgtccatctgtccctgtgtgtccatgtgtccctgtgtccatctgtccctgtgtgtACATGTGTTCCATGTGTCCATCTGTCgctgtgtccatctgtccctgtgtgtccatgtccctgtgtgtccatgtgtccctgtgtccatctgtccatctgtccctgtgtccgtctgtccctgtgtccgtctgtccctgtgtgtccatgtccctgtgtcgGTCTGTCTATCTGCCCCTGTGTCCGTCtatctgtccctgtgtccgtctATCCctgtgtgtccatctgtccatctgtTCCTGTGTCGGTCTGCCTATCTGTCgctgtgtccatctgtccctgtgtccgtctgtctgtcgctgtgtccgtctgtccccgtgtcccgtcCCGCCGTGCGCGCGCCCTGCACGGGGGGCGTGGCCGGGGCGGGCCCGCATGGCCACGCCCCCCGAGGGAccggcgcggcggcgggcgctgattggctgcGGCGCGAGGGGGCGGGGCCAAAGCGGTGCCGGATCTCGGGGTGGCTCcgtcccggtgccggtcccggtcccggtgccggtgccggtctCGGTCCCGGTGCCAGTctcggtcccggtcccggtgcccgtCCCGCTCCGGGCCCGCGGCGCAGCAGCCCGGGATGGCGGCAGAGGCGGGCGGCGCCGCGGGGAAGCGGCGGATCATGTGCGTGGGGCTGGTGTGCCTGGACATCATCAGCGTCGTGGAGGCTTTCCCCGCCGAGGATTCCGACACCAGGTACCGGCAGCGGGGCATCCTGCGGCGCCCCCCAAGCGGCCCCGCGCCCACCGCACCTCTCGGCCCGCAGGTGCCTGTCACAGCGGTGGCAGCGCGGCGGGAACGCCTCCAACTCCTGCACTGTGCTGTCGCTGCTGGGAGCCCCCTGCGCCTTCATGGGCTCGctggcccccggccccgccgctgaGTAAGTGGGGTGCGGGGACTCCGCACCGGCGGGgcaccggcccggcccgccctgACGCCTCACCGGCCCCTCCGCTTTGCTGCCGCCGGCCTTGACCTTCGGCGCGGCCGCCGTTCCCCGGCTGCCCGCCCGCCTCCGCCGTCACCGGCGgcgcccgccgctcccgcgcGCCCCTCACCCCGCTCTCCGTCCCCCAAAGCTTCATCGCGGCGGATTTCCAGCGCCGGGGAGTGGACACGGCGCACGTGGCCTGGCAGCCCCGCGGAGAGGTGCCCTGCGCCTGCTGCCTCGTCAACGCCGCCAGCGGCTCCCGCACCATCGTCCTGCACGACACGTAAGgggcagcccggccccgccgcccgcgggcagcgctgggctctgccGGCTGTTCCAAGGGTCCCTCCCGTGCCTGCCGGGGGCTACCGAGTGCCGGCTGGGGCCAGTGGCCGTACTGCCGCAGACACTGTCACCGCCAGGATCCCTGCAGCCCTGTCACCTCCGGGACTGGTGCTGGTGTCTCCACACGGCCACGCTCTGGAGCAGGACGGGCGGCTCGGCCCCGTAGGGATAACCGGGCTCCCTCGGCCGTGCCAGAGGGTCAGGGACTGTTCGGCATGGCTGACCGCCCGGCCCCAGCATGGCCACCACTGCGCTGCCCTTCGAATCCAGCTCAGGGTCCCGGGTGCCATCATTAATGATTCACTCGGGCACTGCCTCCTCGGGACCTCTGTTCCCGTGGCGTGGGGCCCTCCACGGCCCCTGGAGCTGCCCTTCGCCCCGGGCCTGTGCCAGGCGGGGGGTCCCCATCTCCCACCTGGCCTCTGTCCCACAGGAACCTGCCTGACGTGACAGCCCGTGACTTCGAGAGGGTCGACCTTTCCCAGTACAGGTGGATCCACTTCGAGGTGAGCCCGAGGCTCAGCTCGGGGGGTTCCAGGGTCTGGGAGATCCCCGGCACTGGGGAAAATCCCTCGGTGATGCCTGGGAACAGAAGGAGTCCCTCGGTCTCGGGACATCCCCAATGAGGGAGCATCCCCGGGACCGAGGGGGCCTCCCGGGACTGGCAATCCCCCGGTGGTGCCAGAGCCGTGCCCGTGTCCGCAGGCCCGGAATGCGGTGGAGCAGGGCGCGATGCTGGAGCGGGTGGAGCGGCACAACCGGGCGACGGTGCCGGGGCAGCGGGTCGGGATCTCGGTGGAGCTGGAGAAGCCgcgggaggagctgctgccgcTGATGGGGCGAGGACACGtggtgcggggccggggcaaTGGGGCGGGGTGGCCTGTCCCCATGGCCTGGCCCAATGGCCTGTCCTGATCCCCAGTCCCCATGGCCAGTCCTGATCCCCAGTCTCCATGGCCTGTCCTGATCCACTGTCCCAATGGCCTGTCCTGATCCCCAGTCTCCATGGCCAGTCCTGATCCCCTGTCCCGATCCCCTGTCACGATGGCCTGTCCTGATCCACTGTCCCCATGGCCTGTCCTGATCCCCAGTCCCCATGGCCAGTCCTGATCCCCAGTCTCCATGGCCTGTCCTGATCCCCTGTCCTGATCCACTGTCCCCATGGCCTGTCCTGATCCACTGTCCCAATGGCCTGTCCTGATCCCCAGTCTCCATGGCCTGTCCTGATCCCCTGTCCTGATCCCCTGTCCCGATGGCCTGCCCTGATCCACTGTCCCCATGGCCTGTCCTGATCCCCAGTCCCCATGGCCAGTCCTGATCCCCAGTCTCCATGGCCTGTCCTGATCCCCTGTCCTGATCCCCTGTCCCGATGGCCTGTCCCGATGGCCTGTCCTGATCCCCAGTCCCCATGGCCTGTCCTGATCCCCAGTCTCCATGGCCAGTCCCGGCCATGGCCAAAGGCGTGGCAGGGGCGAGGTCGGGACGGGAGTGGTCAGATCTGTGGGGGCGCAGCCCAGCAGGAGTTGGGAGTCCCAGTCCGGGGGAGTCAGGCTTGGGGGGTGCAGGGGTGGGGGGTTTGGCTCTAGGGGTGCAAGCGGGGTCTGAGGGTGCCACCAGGGCACAGATCTAATCACACCTGGCTGGGGGTATTGGGGGCTGCCcccgccccagcccctctcccacaGGTTTTCATCAGCAAGGACCTGGCCCGGCACTTCGGGTACCAATCGGCCCCCGAGGCGCTGCGGGGGCTGCAGGGGCGCATCCAGCCAGGGTAGGGGTGTACCTGAAGGGGGCCGGGGGGCACACAGTGTGCCCAAACCCACCTCATGCTCTCCCAGGGCCACGCTGATCTGCGCCtgggctgaggagggggctgATGCCTTGGGGCCCGGCGGGGAGCTGGTGCACTCGGACGCCTTCCCCCCAGAGACCCTCGTGGACACgctgggggctggggacaccttcAATGCCGCCGTCATCTTTGCGCTCGCAGAAGGTGGGCACAAACACGCCACGGCCACAACACGGCCACGGTTCAGTTTGGCACGGCCACGGCACAGCCACAGCACGGCCACGTCTCATCCTGGgccccatccccagggagaACCCTGCAGGATGCCCTCACCTTCGGCTGCCGGATCGCAGGCAGGAAATGTGGGATCCAGGGCTTTGATGGCATTGTCTGAGCGTGTGGCCGGAGACCTCTGCACCCCTCAGGCACACCACTGCACCCAGCGACTTCTCCACATCTCCAGTGCACCCAGCAACTCCCCAGTAAAACCCCACGTGCACCACTACTGCCTCCTGTGTCCCCTGGCTGGggtcccactgccccaggaaTGCACTGACTACAGCCAAGGTCACCAGCAGTGCCTCTATTTCTCCATGTGATGCATTGCAGAGGAGACAACACAACCCCAGCCCTTCTGGGCCCCAGCAGCCTGGCCAGGGGCCATCTCCATGCCAGTGtgtgccctgagcagggcagggagcagccgcAGCATTGCATCCCACAGCCCCCACTGCCTACCCCTCCCCATGGTccctccaggctggggctgcctgtTCCTCAGAGGCTTCAGCCTCAGGGGCTTCATCTTCCTCTGTGGCATCAGTACTGGGGGCTTTGGCCCCAGGGACGACTTCTGCCTCCAAGGTCTCAGCATTGGGAGATTCCACCTCGAGGGATTCCatcctgggggctccttcctcAGGGGCTCCAGTCTGGGGGTCTCCAGCCTCAGTGGCTGCCTGTCCTGGGCTTTCCAACCCCAGGTCCTGCCTGGGCATCTCTGTGCCCCCTCCAGGCACAGCCCcaagccctgcctgctgctctagtgggggctgtcctgggggaCCTTTGTCCTGACCAAGCAAGAGCACCTCAGGGGGGTCCAGCAGCTCGGAGGGGGCCAGCAGCCCATCCCCATTCAGGTCCTGCCTTGCCAGGGCTTGATCCACCAGTGCAGCCACCTATGGGGATGGGGAACAGGATGAGGGCTCGGCCCAGGGGCCCAGTGGGGCATGAGGAGCCATCCCTGTGTGACCCACCATGTCAGGGTCTGGCTGccccccagcctgtgccagcactgTGCCAAGtaactgcagcagctccagcccatccagGCGCCTGCTCTGGTCGTGGTCATGGAGCACAAAGAGGtagagcagggctgtggggcacGGGGTGCTGTGGGGCCGGGGTCCCTGGCCCCaccagcccctcagcccccgTCACCGCCCCGGTGGCCTTACCCTGCTCCCGTGTCATGGCCTCCACGTCCTGCTCCAGCGGCCCCAGGCTCCGCACCGCACTCCACAGCAGCctggggggagcagggctggggtggggggcactgcACCTGCCTCCTGGCCATGGCCCACCCTGCCCCATGGCCAGGCGGGCACTGTCCGTGCCCCCACCCGGCgctgtgccccccagccccagtgcGCAGCCCCGGGCCGtggtgggggtcccggggccgtggggctccccagggcagggactcACAGCAGTGCAGGCGACTCTGGGCTCAGTGGGTCGGGATACGGATCCACAGCTGTGGCCACGGGGGGCTCAGGCCTGGCCAACAGACGGGGTGGGTTACCTGTGCCCCCGGGGGCTGCCCACTCCGGCCTGACGCCCCCCACCCACGGCCCCTGCACATCCATGGGTCCCGGCCCTCACTGTCAGCTCGGACCCCTGTGCTTGCCCCTCCCATGGCCCCCTTGTACTCCACCCGCACCTGTGCCCCTGTAGCCATGAAAacaccacagctctgccttcccttACCTGTGCCCCCGTACCTGTTGGTGCCCGCCCTGGGGGCGGCCCAGGCCGCcggccccagcagcagcagcagcagcagcatcgcCGCCGCGTTCCCCATCCCGCGACCTCGGGCTGCGGCGGGACGAGAACACCGGGATCGGGGCTGGCCCTGCCGGGGATCGGTGGGAGGGCCCGTGGGagggcgctgggagaggcgccGGGGCTCCGGGAGCTGCTCCGGTTCCAGCACGGCGGGGAAGGTgcgcggggctgcgcggggcACGCAGAGCGCGTGGGAGCGGCCGGCGCTGCGCACCCAGTGCAGCCCCCGGTACCCACTCACCCCGCACACGCCCAACCCGGTACCGCCGGTGCTCCCCGGTACCCACTCACCCAGCCCCGTCCGCATGTCGgtgccgcccgccccgccccggggccACGTCGCCGACACGTCCCGGCCCTGCcaccgcggccgggagcggccccgcccggcccggctcggccctaCCCGGCCCGCGGGGTGCAGGGATTCGGCCGCACGCAGGGTgtcccggggcagcgccgggactAACCGGGACCCGGCCCCTCCAAACGGGGGCCCGGGACGGGCGCGTGGTCACACCAGGGACGGGGCCACGCCGGTGGGCGACACCCCCCTGAACCCCGCACGGtcccgggcagagccgggccagCCCAGCATCACCGACTCCCGGGCCCCCGCAGCAGCAGCGGCCCGTGCCTGTACTCCGGGCCCCGCGGGCTCGGGCAGCCAGCCCCGGGGCTACGGAGCGGCCCCGAgggcacagcccggcccggAGTGCGATGCCCTCAGCCCCGTTCCCCCAGCACACGCGGACAACGCTGCCTTCATGCTCCAGTTtaatggcagcagcagggcgGGGGGCAGCAGGACCCTCCTCTCCTGGGGTGGAGACGCCCCTGTCCCGGGGCCAGCCCcgcactgctgccagcacagtcCCGCAGGGACGGCGCCCTGCGTGGCTCCCTGGACCCGCATCTGCTCCCCGAGCgccagcggggacagcggggccaGGGCTGGTCCCTCGTGTCCTTCACAGTCTGTCTGGGGTAGGTGGAGGCTGGGGGGTCGCTCCTGGTGCCAGGGGGTCCCTCCGGGGGCTACAGGAAGCCTGGGAAGgcgagctgcagcagcaggatggtggCCACGATGAGCccggcacagagcagcagcagcagccagacgGGGAGGGAGCCTGTGGGACAGGGACGGGTGagaggaggctgcagctcccccgtgcagaggaggagcagagctcagccccacGGGCAGCCCCCCGGACGTACGGCGGGTGGGCAGCAGGTGCAGTTTGCAGCGGCTGTCCACGGCCACGCTGAGCAGGGCGGCCTCGTGGccccccagcagctcccggcCGGGTCGGCTCTCGGGGACGAAGGCCACATCCGTCACCACGATGCCGTGGGCCTCCTTCACGTAGTACAGCCtctggggggacacagggggtgAGGGCTGCTCGGGGGCCAGCggggctgccccacagccctgccccagctcaccTGCAGTGAGAAGGCAATGTGGATGGCCACGGAGCCGGTGACTGTGCCCAGCCCCAGGAAGGTGCCTGAATCACTGTGGGGGGAGGGTAGTGAGTGGGGGGATTGCCACGGCCCCCACCCCGTacccactggccctgggctaccTGATGGAGAGGCAGGAGACAACCTCGGAGCCGCAGGGCCGCGTCAGCAGCGGCAGGAAGCTTTTCCCATCCCACTTGGTCAGGTAGCAGGGCGGGGGGCGGCGCTCCCGCTTGTGGGGCACCTGCACCGTGTAGAGCCGcagagccccagcactgccctccaCGGCCCCGAACCTGCGCAGGGGAGAGGGGCACAGCGGGAGGATGGGGCACGTGGGATGCAGCCCCTCACCACCACCACTCTCCCAATCCAAACCTGgccccagccccctcccatGCACACAGCTGCCAACAGAGCCCAGATCTCTTCCCACACACCCAGTAGGAACAGTGATGGGATAGGGGTGGCCCACTGCCCACCCCAGTGGCCCCTGCCCACGCCCTGCCCCGtgacccagccccagccctcacCGGCAGGCCTGGTAGCGATAGGCCTTGTCAGGGATGCCAGGCAGGTTCTCGTGCCAGCGCAGCCCTGTCACCagctggtcctgctgccacacgCAGCACTGGAAGTCCCTCCCCGCCGTCACCACctgctgcacacagcacagGGGTCTGAGGCCCCtctccagcagagccagggaacTGGGGAGCCACCTGACACCCACCTTGTTGTCAGGGCCCAGCGCGATGTCCTCGATTTCCCCATTGTGGGCTCTGAACTCCAACGTCTTCTTCATGCTGGGGAactgcaggggcagagctggtgTGGGCGCTGGGCAGGGCCAGACCCTGCCATGGTCCCGGGCAGGTGTGGGGAGCA encodes:
- the KHK gene encoding ketohexokinase isoform X1, translating into MAAEAGGAAGKRRIMCVGLVCLDIISVVEAFPAEDSDTRCLSQRWQRGGNASNSCTVLSLLGAPCAFMGSLAPGPAADFIAADFQRRGVDTAHVAWQPRGEVPCACCLVNAASGSRTIVLHDTNLPDVTARDFERVDLSQYRWIHFEARNAVEQGAMLERVERHNRATVPGQRVGISVELEKPREELLPLMGRGHVVFISKDLARHFGYQSAPEALRGLQGRIQPGATLICAWAEEGADALGPGGELVHSDAFPPETLVDTLGAGDTFNAAVIFALAEGRTLQDALTFGCRIAGRKCGIQGFDGIV
- the KHK gene encoding ketohexokinase isoform X2, whose product is MAAEAGGAAGKRRIMCVGLVCLDIISVVEAFPAEDSDTRCLSQRWQRGGNASNSCTVLSLLGAPCAFMGSLAPGPAADFIAADFQRRGVDTAHVAWQPRGEVPCACCLVNAASGSRTIVLHDTNLPDVTARDFERVDLSQYRWIHFEARNAVEQGAMLERVERHNRATVPGQRVGISVELEKPREELLPLMGRGHVVFISKDLARHFGYQSAPEALRGLQGRIQPGATLICAWAEEGADALGPGGELVHSDAFPPETLVDTLGAGDTFNAAVIFALAEGRKCGIQGFDGIV
- the CGREF1 gene encoding cell growth regulator with EF hand domain protein 1, whose amino-acid sequence is MGNAAAMLLLLLLLGPAAWAAPRAGTNRPEPPVATAVDPYPDPLSPESPALLLLWSAVRSLGPLEQDVEAMTREQALLYLFVLHDHDQSRRLDGLELLQLLGTVLAQAGGQPDPDMVAALVDQALARQDLNGDGLLAPSELLDPPEVLLLGQDKGPPGQPPLEQQAGLGAVPGGGTEMPRQDLGLESPGQAATEAGDPQTGAPEEGAPRMESLEVESPNAETLEAEVVPGAKAPSTDATEEDEAPEAEASEEQAAPAWRDHGEG
- the PREB gene encoding guanine nucleotide-exchange factor SEC12 isoform X1, whose amino-acid sequence is MAPRRPAELYRAPFPLYTVRLHPRRPLAITAGGGGAAKTGIRNGVHFLQLEQIGGRLSASLLHCHDTETRATMTMALAGDVIAAGQDNSCHILRFSLQEPEAPGTAGKDGSGERGARRRRGASGGAAGGAQGPAREVRVESLQRVRTDFSPDALQKAVRFSADGALLATGGADGFLRLWEFPSMKKTLEFRAHNGEIEDIALGPDNKVVTAGRDFQCCVWQQDQLVTGLRWHENLPGIPDKAYRYQACRFGAVEGSAGALRLYTVQVPHKRERRPPPCYLTKWDGKSFLPLLTRPCGSEVVSCLSISDSGTFLGLGTVTGSVAIHIAFSLQRLYYVKEAHGIVVTDVAFVPESRPGRELLGGHEAALLSVAVDSRCKLHLLPTRRSLPVWLLLLLCAGLIVATILLLQLAFPGFL
- the PREB gene encoding guanine nucleotide-exchange factor SEC12 isoform X2; this translates as MAPRRPAELYRAPFPLYTVRLHPRRPLAITAGGGGAAKTGIRNGVHFLQLEQIGGRLSASLLHCHDTETRATMTMALAGDVIAAGQDNSCHILRFSLQEPEAPVPAACRAGSGERGARRRRGASGGAAGGAQGPAREVRVESLQRVRTDFSPDALQKAVRFSADGALLATGGADGFLRLWEFPSMKKTLEFRAHNGEIEDIALGPDNKVVTAGRDFQCCVWQQDQLVTGLRWHENLPGIPDKAYRYQACRFGAVEGSAGALRLYTVQVPHKRERRPPPCYLTKWDGKSFLPLLTRPCGSEVVSCLSISDSGTFLGLGTVTGSVAIHIAFSLQRLYYVKEAHGIVVTDVAFVPESRPGRELLGGHEAALLSVAVDSRCKLHLLPTRRSLPVWLLLLLCAGLIVATILLLQLAFPGFL